Proteins found in one Sphaeramia orbicularis chromosome 8, fSphaOr1.1, whole genome shotgun sequence genomic segment:
- the LOC115423668 gene encoding band 3 anion exchange protein-like translates to MENPLSFDEGSDMSYEDNEFVLPSALTLTPPDNSIFYSDEMKRKEEEEEEEEEPMKAIVIPADSEAFFNLNTNATTRGDAQAYVELNELQGSSWQETARWVGYEENLNPATGKWSSSHVSYLTFKSMIQLRKTMSTGAVIFDLNASSLSAVAEKVADELLNKNEIRATDRDALLRALLMRRSQAEGPEVTPTGDIQMQTFSVSQKRDSSDNVEASIVLSGVVDVLQKPVVAFVRLQDSVVMPSVLESPVPVRFVFILVGPSQSGVDYSESGRAMGALMADWVFCLEAFLAQTDKDLTDAIADFMDCSIVIPPTEIQDQTMLAPIIRFQKKMLRDRVRPCDTRLAFGDRVKVEKPPEEPREDPLVRTGYPFGGMVSDIKRRYRHYISDYTDALNAQVLAAVIFIYFAALSPAITFGGLLSDKTEKMMGVSELMISTAIQGVIFCIIAAQPVLVIGFSGPLLVFEEAFYAFCKSQGIEYIVGRIWVGMWLIVIVFIIVAVEGSFLVRFISRFTQEIFSILISLIFIYETFNKLIKIFKTHPLILNYEHLNDTIDNPFHPVVTKHTEERDDGNVTITELEIERPFPNTALLSMCLMFGCFFIAYFLRQFKNGPYLPGPIRRLIGDFGVPIAIFFMIAVDICIEDAYTQKLVVPKGVQVTNPKVRGWFINPMGEHKPFPIWMMGACCVPALLVFILIFLESQITTLIVSKPERKMVKGSGFHFDLLLLVTMGGISSIFGVPWLSAATVRSVTHANALTVMSKGPKPEIEKVIEQRISGILVAILVGVSIYMEPILKMIPMTALFGIFLYMGITSLSGIQMWDRMLLLITPKKYHPSDAYATRVSTMRMHLFTLIQLVCLAILWVVKISPFSLALPFVLILTIPLRMFMTGRVFSVMEMKCLDADDAKVKFEEEPGQDMYDESPLP, encoded by the exons ATGGAAAACCCTTTAAGTTTTGACGAG GGTAGTGACATGTCGTATGAGGATAATGAGTTCGTCCTGCCGTCTGCACTGACACT GACTCCACCAGACAACAGCATCTTCTACAGCGATGagatgaagaggaaggaggaggaggaggaggaggaggaggagccgatGAAGGCCATCGTAATCCCTGCTGATTCAGAAg CCTTTTTCAACCTGAACACTAACGCCACCACAAGAGGAGACGCTCAG GCTTACGTGGAGTTGAATGAGCTCCAGGGCAGCAGTTGGCAGGAAACAGCCCGATGGGTCGGCTACGAGGAAAATCTGAACCCGGCCACCGGAAAATGGAGCTCATCTCATGTGTCCTATCTGACCTTTAAGAGTATGATCCAGCTCCGCAAAACCATGTCCACAG GTGCCGTCATCTTCGACCTCAACGCCAGCAGTCTGTCTGCGGTGGCTGAAAAAGTGGCTGATGAGCTGCTGAACAAAAACGAGATCCGTGCGACAGATCGGGACGCTCTGCTGAGGGCGCTACTCATGAGACGAAG TCAGGCCGAGGGTCCGGAGGTCACCCCCACCGGAGACATTCAGATGCAGACCTTCTCCGTTTCACAGAAG aggGACAGTTCTGACAACGTGGAGGCTTCTATCGTTCTCTCAG GTGTGGTGGACGTCCTCCAGAAGCCGGTGGTGGCCTTCGTGCGGCTGCAGGACTCCGTGGTGATGCCGTCGGTCCTGGAGTCTCCGGTCCCCGTTCGCTTCGTCTTCATCCTGGTCGGACCGAGTCAGAGTGGAGTCGACTACAGCGAGAGTGGACGGGCCATGGGCGCTCTGATGGCCGACTGG GTGTTCTGTCTGGAGGCATTCTTGGCCCAGACGGACAAAGACCTGACCGACGCCATCGCTGACTTCATGGACTGCAGCATCGTCATCCCTCCGACTGAGATCCAGGACCAGACCATGTTGGCCCCCATCATCAGGTTCCAGAAGAAGATGCTGCGAGACAGAGTCCGCCCATGTGACACCCGCCTGGCCTTTGgggacagggtcaaag ttgagaAGCCTCCAGAGGAGCCCAGGGAAGACCCTCTCGTCCGTACTGGATACCCCTTTGGTGGGATGGTGTCAGACATTAAACGCCGCTACCGCCACTACATCAGCGACTACACCGACGCCCTGAACGCTCAAGTCCTGGCAGCCGTCATCTTCATCTACTTCGCTGCCCTGTCTCCGGCCATCACTTTCGGAGGCCTTCTGT CTGATAAAACAGAAAAGATGATGGGTGTGTCCGAACTGATGATCTCCACTGCCATCCAAGGCGTCATCTTCTGTATCATTGCCGCCCAGCCCGTCCTTGTAATCGGCTTTTCTGGACCACTACTGGTGTTTGAGGAGGCTTTCTACGCT TTCTGCAAATCCCAGGGCATTGAGTACATAGTGGGTCGAATCTGGGTGGGGATGTGGCTCATTGTGATCGTGTTCATCATCGTGGCCGTGGAAGGTAGCTTCCTGGTCCGATTCATCTCCCGCTTCACTCAGGAAATCTTCTCCATCCTCATCTCTCTCATCTTCATCTACGAGACCTTCAATAAGCTCATCAAG ATCTTCAAAACTCACCCTCTGATTCTGAACTACGAGCATCTCAATGACACGATAGACAACCCCTTCCACCCGGTCGTGACGAAGCACACTGAGGAACGCGATGACGGCAACGTAACCATTACAGAGCTGGAGATCGAAAGGCCCTTCCCCAACACTGCCCTGTTGTCCATGTGCCTCATGTTTGGCTGTTTCTTCATCGCCTACTTCCTCCGCCAGTTTAAGAATGGTCCATACCTTCCTGGTCCG ATCCGTCGTCTGATTGGAGATTTCGGTGTCCCCATCGCTATTTTCTTTATGATCGCTGTGGATATCTGCATTGAAGACGCTTACACTCAG AAACTGGTGGTGCCTAAAGGAGTCCAGGTGACCAACCCCAAAGTCCGAGGCTGGTTCATTAACCCCATGGGGGAACATAAGCCCTTCCCCATCTGGATGATGGGGGCATGTTGTGTCCCAGCGCTCCtcgtcttcatcctcatcttcctcgAGTCCCAGATTACGAC TCTGATTGTCAGTAAACCTGAGAGGAAAATGGTCAAAGGTTCTGGTTTCCACTTTGACCTGCTCCTCCTGGTCACCATGGGCGGCATTTCCTCCATCTTTGGCGTTCCATGGCTCAGCGCCGCCACCGTTCGATCCGTCACCCACGCCAACGCTCTCACCGTCATGTCCAAAGGCCCCAAACCCGAGATCGAGAAGGTGATCGAGCAGCGGATCAGCGGCATCCTGGTGGCCATCCTGGTTG GTGTTTCTATTTACATGGAGCCCATTCTGAAGATGATTCCCATGACCGCCCTGTTTGGGATCTTCCTCTACATGGGTATCACTTCGCTCAGTGGAATCCAGATGTGGGACCGGATGCTTCTGCTCATCACGCCAAAGAAATACCATCCCTCTGATGCCTACGCCACCAGG GTGAGCACCATGCGCATGCACCTGTTCACCCTCATCCAGCTGGTGTGTCTGGCCATCCTGTGGGTGGTGAAGATCAGCCCCTTCTCTCTGGCTCTGCCCTTCGTCCTCATCCTCACCATCCCTCTGCGCATGTTCATGACAGGAAGAGTCTTCAGTGTCATGGAGATGAAATGT CTGGATGCAGATGACGCCAAAGTGAAGTTTGAGGAGGAACCTGGTCAGGACATGTACGACGAGTCTCCACTGCCCTAG